One window of the Rhodothermia bacterium genome contains the following:
- a CDS encoding nucleotidyltransferase, with amino-acid sequence MDKDFKEFIALLNENQVEYLIVGGYAVTIHGHPRFTGDLDIWVNATPENAHKVLKTVEAFGFSSYGLTIADFQNPDNVLQMGYPPFRIDVMGSISGNLNFEICRQNRKTLMIEDIPFHFIGFEDLLINKKASGRRKDLDDLENLA; translated from the coding sequence ATGGACAAGGATTTCAAAGAGTTTATCGCATTGTTAAACGAAAATCAAGTTGAATACTTGATCGTTGGTGGATATGCCGTTACCATTCATGGGCACCCACGTTTTACAGGCGACTTAGATATTTGGGTCAATGCCACACCCGAAAATGCTCATAAGGTTCTAAAAACGGTAGAAGCGTTTGGGTTCTCATCTTATGGATTGACTATCGCGGACTTTCAAAATCCAGATAATGTACTACAAATGGGTTATCCACCTTTTCGTATTGATGTCATGGGGAGCATATCTGGAAATTTAAATTTTGAGATATGCCGTCAAAATCGAAAAACACTCATGATAGAGGATATTCCTTTCCATTTCATCGGTTTTGAGGATTTACTGATCAATAAAAAGGCAAGCGGACGCAGAAAGGATTTAGACGATCTTGAAAATTTAGCTTAA
- a CDS encoding DNA internalization-related competence protein ComEC/Rec2 translates to MVVDQSLFARWRSFPMLIAVILMGLGIVVSPLVSVYGWFVATASAILWIFAAAFWPEKKFVTLRPLSRAIGIAVLWFVFGGFRMGVEIFLPYNEVSQFIPETKDAHPTLLLGTVNDFPSPYRSGIKFTVEANYLERDGRQTPTSGKVLVYLRIEPGMGHPKLKWGDHVQVAGRMEAPRPKRNPADFDFANYLKYKGIRTVLYVREAQTLSVSSASTSWLHRSVNFLRDNIHHTITHFAPNEETAAMQRALLIGDRTGLPEQLKQAFNNTGLTHLLAVSGLHVLLIGMVLFNLLRPLLGRIPGLSWTSIEVIRSLATFIVLMFFLWITGGSPSVVRAVVMAAVFLTGTLLQRETSGLNSLGVAMFVLLLLQPENLYDIGFQLSCAAVAGIVLFQLAITEWAKRFPLQNSWLNGLVQSLGVSLAATATTAPILLFHFGQVSLAGLWLNLLAIPLSNLAILSVLLMVAFHPVSFFIAKGFATTANMFTDLFTSFVSVSDRLFGGLQIQYFLTDFLFVISFVLILLMLVQWSFPRIRYRAAIVSSFFALLGVAIPRISSGINPQLTITFFDVGQGDAALITFPNGRNLLIDAGDRNEFYDAGSNTILPHLRRFNQKRIDAVLISHPHQDHMGGLFTLLQEVEIGHVFTNQQPCRSEICQKVDSLASVRQVPISGVQKGMALKMDNTVQVEVLSPAFKPLAHQDVNSHSVVLRIQYGRHQFLFMGDGTAFTEQELLRSSGVELAADVVKVGHHGSATSSTPEFIKQVVRRKTKAVVSVAERNVYGLPNEGVLGRWRYFGADVLETRSEGAIVFTSDSQSLSRVHWR, encoded by the coding sequence GGTGGTTTTAGGATGGGGGTAGAAATTTTTTTGCCGTACAATGAGGTTTCGCAGTTCATCCCCGAAACCAAAGATGCCCATCCAACCCTTCTGCTTGGGACGGTTAACGACTTCCCAAGCCCGTATCGTAGTGGTATTAAATTTACTGTGGAAGCAAATTATCTTGAGCGGGATGGACGTCAAACACCTACTTCAGGAAAAGTTTTGGTTTACCTCCGTATAGAACCCGGAATGGGGCATCCTAAGCTAAAATGGGGGGATCACGTCCAGGTCGCCGGTAGAATGGAAGCCCCCAGACCCAAGCGCAATCCCGCCGATTTTGACTTCGCCAATTATCTTAAATACAAAGGGATTCGGACGGTATTATATGTCCGTGAAGCACAAACCCTTTCCGTGTCCTCCGCTTCCACCTCGTGGCTACATCGCTCCGTTAACTTTCTTCGTGATAACATCCATCATACCATTACACACTTTGCGCCCAATGAGGAAACGGCAGCAATGCAACGTGCTTTGTTGATAGGCGATCGTACAGGGCTTCCGGAGCAGCTAAAACAAGCTTTTAATAATACGGGACTTACCCACTTGCTTGCTGTTTCGGGTTTACATGTCTTGTTGATTGGGATGGTACTCTTTAACCTCCTGCGTCCTTTGCTCGGACGTATTCCCGGTCTAAGTTGGACCAGCATTGAAGTGATCCGTAGTTTGGCTACGTTCATCGTTTTAATGTTTTTCTTGTGGATTACGGGAGGTAGTCCCTCGGTGGTGCGTGCTGTTGTTATGGCAGCCGTTTTCTTGACAGGAACACTTTTACAACGCGAGACATCGGGCTTAAACAGTTTAGGCGTAGCCATGTTTGTCTTGCTTCTTTTACAACCCGAAAATTTGTACGATATTGGTTTTCAGCTCTCTTGTGCGGCAGTTGCGGGCATCGTATTGTTTCAGTTGGCCATCACCGAGTGGGCCAAACGCTTTCCCTTACAAAATAGTTGGTTAAACGGCCTCGTCCAGTCCTTAGGCGTTTCGTTGGCCGCAACAGCTACTACGGCTCCGATCTTGCTCTTCCACTTTGGCCAAGTTTCCTTGGCGGGTTTGTGGCTTAATCTTTTAGCGATCCCACTCTCCAATCTGGCCATTTTGTCGGTTTTGCTTATGGTTGCCTTTCATCCGGTATCCTTTTTTATTGCAAAAGGCTTTGCTACGACGGCAAATATGTTCACCGATTTGTTTACGTCCTTTGTGTCGGTGAGTGATCGTCTTTTTGGAGGCTTACAGATTCAATATTTTTTGACCGACTTTTTGTTTGTTATTAGTTTTGTTCTGATCCTATTAATGCTTGTCCAATGGTCCTTTCCTCGGATACGCTACCGTGCTGCCATTGTGTCAAGTTTTTTTGCTTTATTAGGCGTCGCAATCCCTCGTATTTCCTCTGGGATAAACCCACAACTAACCATTACCTTTTTTGATGTTGGTCAGGGGGATGCAGCCTTGATAACTTTTCCGAATGGGCGTAATCTGCTCATAGATGCAGGAGACCGAAATGAATTTTATGATGCAGGGTCAAACACCATTCTGCCGCACCTCAGACGGTTTAACCAGAAAAGAATAGATGCCGTTCTGATCTCGCATCCGCATCAAGATCATATGGGCGGCTTATTCACCTTGTTGCAGGAAGTAGAGATCGGTCATGTTTTTACCAATCAACAACCCTGCAGGAGCGAAATCTGTCAGAAAGTAGATTCTCTTGCAAGTGTGCGCCAAGTCCCAATTTCGGGCGTACAAAAAGGGATGGCCCTAAAAATGGACAACACCGTTCAAGTAGAAGTGCTCTCACCAGCATTTAAGCCACTTGCTCACCAAGATGTCAATAGCCACTCTGTGGTGTTACGCATACAGTATGGCCGACATCAATTTCTTTTTATGGGGGATGGTACTGCATTTACCGAGCAAGAATTGTTACGCTCAAGTGGGGTTGAGTTGGCTGCTGACGTCGTTAAGGTTGGGCATCATGGTTCTGCAACAAGTAGCACGCCCGAATTTATCAAACAGGTAGTACGTCGGAAGACAAAAGCTGTTGTGAGTGTTGCAGAAAGAAATGTTTATGGTCTTCCGAATGAGGGCGTTCTGGGAAGATGGCGATATTTCGGAGCGGATGTTTTGGAAACCCGTTCAGAAGGTGCAATTGTGTTTACATCCGATTCGCAAAGCCTCTCGCGTGTCCATTGGCGATAG